From Nostoc sp. CENA543, a single genomic window includes:
- a CDS encoding Uma2 family endonuclease — MTQALPKIVTFDEFIAWYPENSGVRYELHNGEIVEMAQPTGKHERIKGFSAAELTVEFRRLNLPYFIPNQAIVRPPERESGYFPDVLILNDAALVDEPLWEKSSTVTKGTSIPLVIEVVSTNWRDDYYLKLADYEEMGIPEYWIVDYAALGARKFIGNPKQPTFSIYQLIDGEYQVTQFRGSDKIISPTFPELNLTAEQVFNAGQ, encoded by the coding sequence CTCTGGGGTACGCTACGAACTGCACAATGGGGAAATTGTCGAAATGGCACAGCCTACAGGGAAGCATGAAAGGATAAAAGGATTTTCGGCGGCTGAATTGACTGTAGAGTTTAGACGATTAAATCTCCCCTACTTTATCCCTAATCAAGCAATAGTAAGACCACCGGAAAGAGAATCAGGTTATTTCCCAGATGTATTAATCCTCAATGACGCTGCTTTAGTTGATGAACCGCTTTGGGAAAAATCTTCTACTGTGACTAAGGGTACATCAATTCCTTTAGTTATTGAGGTTGTCAGTACAAATTGGCGCGATGATTACTATCTCAAACTTGCCGATTATGAAGAGATGGGCATTCCTGAATATTGGATTGTTGACTATGCAGCATTGGGAGCTAGGAAATTTATTGGTAATCCCAAACAACCCACTTTCTCAATCTATCAACTAATTGATGGGGAATACCAAGTTACTCAGTTTCGGGGTAGCGATAAAATTATTTCTCCTACTTTCCCTGAGTTAAATTTGACGGCAGAACAAGTTTTTAATGCTGGTCAATAA
- a CDS encoding type II toxin-antitoxin system VapC family toxin: MIYLLDSNVCIRLINNSSPAVTNRLAAQQPEDILVSTITQLELYYGAYRSTQQERNLEILQRFFSQFTIIRLDPEAARIAGRIRAELAASGTPIGPYDVQIAAIAMANNLIVVTHNTREFGRVNGLQIEDWEEEG, translated from the coding sequence TTGATTTATCTGCTCGATTCAAATGTTTGTATCCGCTTAATAAATAATAGTAGTCCTGCGGTAACAAATCGACTGGCAGCACAACAACCAGAAGATATTTTAGTTTCTACAATAACCCAATTAGAACTGTACTATGGTGCTTACCGTAGCACCCAACAGGAGAGAAATTTAGAAATATTGCAACGTTTTTTTAGTCAGTTTACTATTATCCGTTTAGACCCAGAAGCCGCAAGGATAGCAGGGAGAATTCGGGCTGAGTTAGCAGCTAGTGGTACGCCGATTGGCCCTTATGATGTGCAGATTGCTGCTATTGCAATGGCGAATAATTTGATAGTCGTTACGCATAATACGCGGGAATTTGGGCGAGTTAATGGGTTGCAGATTGAGGATTGGGAGGAAGAGGGTTGA